CTGGTTTACCTTACGTCATTATCAACACAGTATCTCCTATTCTTTACAAGAAGCTTGCAGTCGATAATCTACAGATTACTTTTTGGACAAGCTTACTTTATCTTCCCTGGGTCATAAAAATGTTTTGGAGTCCAATTGTTGATATTTACTCCACTAAACGTCAGTGGATATTAACTACAAATTTGCTACTATTTTGTGCTTTCATCGGTACAGCTTTTTCCCTAAGATTACCTAATTTTTTCGCAATTTCTTTAATATTATTAATATTAAGCGCTTTTATCTCTGCTACCTACGATATTGCCAATGATGGCTTTTACTTATTAACTCTCAATCCTGAACAACAAGCTTTCTTTGTCGGTATCCGCTCTTTATTCTACCGCCTAGCCACTATCTTTGCTTCCGGGTTTCTAGTGTTCTTTGCGGGTTATTTAGAAAAATACATTGCAGATAATTCATTAATCTGGATGATAGTTTTAATCTCATCTAGCTTAATTATGGCAGGCGTATTTCTCTGGCATCTCTTGATTTTACCCAAAGCACCCATTGATAAACCAAATGAAAATCAAACTCAAAACAATAACTTTATAGAAATCATTACGCTATATTTTCGTCAAGAGAGAATCTGGGCAATCCTGGCTTTTATCTTACTGTACAGACTAGGTGAAGCCATGTTAGTGAAAATCGCCTCACTTTTCCTCTTAGATAAATCATCTGTGGGTGGTTTAGGTTTATCAACATCACCTATTGTCGATCGCGCAGCTGCCAAAGGTGACAGAGTAGCAAACGAGATTATGAATCAAGCTGTAGATTATTTGGTGACAGCAAGTAGCTCCGTGGTTGAGAGAATTTTTACCCCTGGTATTCGGTTAGAGATTGTAACTACTGGTAGTGTTTGGCAAAGTCAATGGGGAATGTGGGAAAAATTTAGTCAAGGGATGACTGGTAAATATGATTTTGTAGGTGTAATTTTACCCCGTAATGAACCTGCTTTTGGTGCTGCCTTGTTGGCAAGAAATACTTATCAAAGTTCCTAGTAATTAGAGATTTTCATAAAATATACAGATAATTAAGATAATCATCATTATTGTTGGCTGAAATTAATGTTGTCAAAACTTATTATTTTTAGTCACTAATATCGGTAGATTCAGCTTTTGGAGCTATATTTTTTAATTTAAAGTATCCAAAATTTGCAATTATTTTTGCTTCAGCATCTTGAGATTGACTTGAAGAAACAGCCTTTCAGAAATTATGATAGCAAAAGTAATGAGTATAAGCTCCCCAACTTTTGAAAGGAGTCAGGGAGATGAGCAATTTTCAGAGATTTAAAACACGAGCGATCGCCATGATTCTGGAGATATGAAAAATTACCCCTGGAGACTAATCTCCTACTGTTTCTGGATCATCAATGCGAATGTGCCAAGATTTACCTTGATCAATAGGAGGATTAATTTTGATTATTGCTTTATTTGCAAAGAGTTTTAATTTAGTGGCGATGGTAAATAGTGCATTCTGAATAAACCAGTAACTATCTTTGCTGTGGCAATTAATCACTAGTGTTAAGACATTTGCTCTAACTGTGAAATACCAATGACAACTAGATAACAAAGTTCTAGTCACTGGATCGCAAGCTCTAAAAAAACGTTGAACTATAGCTTCTTCTAATTGACTGAGTAATAACTCATCACGAGGAGAAATTTGATAAGCGGGTAAACCGTCAGAGGGGAGATAAGGTTTGTACATAGGACTTTTCCTTTTTTAAAGGGAAAACTGTAGACGAATGCACCTATCATAAATTTTCATTCGGCAAGGTACTTTGCTTGACAGCAAAATCAGGCGCTTTCAGCTTCGTCTTCTGAATATATTCAGTGTAGGCTGATTTTTTATATTTACCATCCACCTTGAGACGATAGTTCATCAATACCTTTGAGTTACGGAGTTACACTCTGATAATTTTGATAATTCTATATATCTGAGTGATGAGTAGTACTTACATTTCTATTTTTACCTAAATATTGACTGACAACTTTAGGCTATCAAGAGCAGAAAGCTTACTATAAATGCATTACAGCTATAATTGATAATCATTTAAAATCTATAATTCGTATTTTAAAAAATAGCAAAAAAACATATTTTTATACTTAACAGCAATTATTATACCGCAAATATAACCATTTTATTTATGTAGATAAATACCCAAAAAATACATATAAGTACATTGACATATATCGACATGAATGTGTCAAATGTTGTTAAAAAAATATTAATCAACTCTTATATGTAAATATATTCCTCCTCCCGATTGTCTCAGTTGTAACGCGCTAGATTGAAGACTGTTTCTCAAAATATAAATTATCTGACATTAATTTACTAGAAGATGTAATTACTAAAGGCACTTCTTGGAAAAATTGAATTTTATATCAGATATTTGCTTGTATGTAATTATACTTTCATGGTTTTCCCTGAATAGCCAGCAATAATCAATAACTCAATTAGAATAAAAACCTATTCCTCTCGGCACTAAGATAAGTTATTAGGAGAGATTTATATCTAATAATTCCTGTTCTATAGGGTTTCGAGTAATTTATTCTCGATGGTTTTGGTGACTAACTGATTACCCCGTAAATTCAAATGAATATGATCATGGTAGAAAGATTTGGCATCAGTTTCTTTTTGTAATATCGGGAGAAAATCTATATAGTTAATTTTTTGCTTCTGGGTAAACTCTACTAATCTTTGTCGTGCTTGAATTTCGTAGTCACGGGAACCCTTCTCCTCTAGCTCTCGAATCAGGGGAGTCATCACTAACAGAAATTGACTCTGATTTTCTTTGACTAAATCATGAATTTCACTAATTGCTGTCAGGTTAACTCCTACGCGATCGCCACCTTCTTGATAAACTGCTGTCATCTCTGGGATAGGCTGGGGTTTTAAAACATAACGCTGGATGACTTCTAGGATTGCCAGAGGTGGTTTGTGATCAGGATAATTGCGATCGCGCCCCACGGGTAAAGAAGTCGGTGCTGTCGCAAATAAATCATCTGTGTTGATAATTAACACCACTACCTGAGCTTGAAATGTCCCAAAACGCTTTAAGTAAGCCAGTTCATTTC
The Calothrix sp. 336/3 DNA segment above includes these coding regions:
- a CDS encoding MFS transporter, which produces MSRSPWYFIPTLYFVSGLPYVIINTVSPILYKKLAVDNLQITFWTSLLYLPWVIKMFWSPIVDIYSTKRQWILTTNLLLFCAFIGTAFSLRLPNFFAISLILLILSAFISATYDIANDGFYLLTLNPEQQAFFVGIRSLFYRLATIFASGFLVFFAGYLEKYIADNSLIWMIVLISSSLIMAGVFLWHLLILPKAPIDKPNENQTQNNNFIEIITLYFRQERIWAILAFILLYRLGEAMLVKIASLFLLDKSSVGGLGLSTSPIVDRAAAKGDRVANEIMNQAVDYLVTASSSVVERIFTPGIRLEIVTTGSVWQSQWGMWEKFSQGMTGKYDFVGVILPRNEPAFGAALLARNTYQSS
- a CDS encoding SGNH/GDSL hydrolase family protein, with amino-acid sequence MKTILVIIIASVSGLFLLVEVGLRSLFGFGNPLLYITDEQIGYLLSPNQKTRRFGNRIEINQYSMRGEVIQQTRPSSTLRVFLIGDSIANGGWWTDQENTISSLLRESLLSAKLNNTDKVEVLNASANSWGPRNELAYLKRFGTFQAQVVVLIINTDDLFATAPTSLPVGRDRNYPDHKPPLAILEVIQRYVLKPQPIPEMTAVYQEGGDRVGVNLTAISEIHDLVKENQSQFLLVMTPLIRELEEKGSRDYEIQARQRLVEFTQKQKINYIDFLPILQKETDAKSFYHDHIHLNLRGNQLVTKTIENKLLETL